The Stigmatella aurantiaca genomic sequence ACCACGGGCTTGCCCCGCAGGTCCGACAGGCGCACCGGCGCCCCGGAGAGGCTGCGCAGCTGGAAGTCCGGCGCGGGGGTGCCAGCAGGGGGAAGGTGGCGCGTCTGCCAGGCCATGACCGCCAGGACCACCCCGGCCATCACCGCCAGGTCCACGCCCCAGCGCACCCACCGCCGCTGGCGGGCCCGTTGCCAGGCGGCACGAAGTCCCTTCCCCCCTTGCTTGGCATCACTCATGGTGCGGCGGAGGCTACTCCTTCAGGGCGCTGTCGAGCGCCTTCTTCAGCTCGGGGCTGTCCGGCTCCACGGCGCTGGGGAAGGCGGCCTTCACCTGGCCATCCTTGCCCACCACGTACTTGTGGAAGTTCCACTTGGGCTCGCCGTGCTTCTGAGCGAGGAAGGCATACACGGGCGACTGGCCCTCGCCCTTCGTCTTCACCTTGTCGAACAGGGGGAAGGTGACCTTGAAGCGCAGCTCGCAGAAGCGGGCGATCTCCTTCGCGGTGCCCGGCTCCTGTCCGCCGAAGTCGTTCGAGGGAAAGCCCAGCACCGTCACGCCCTTGCCCTTGTAGTCCTGGGAGAGCTTCTCCAGCCCCTTGTACTGGGGCGTGTAGCCGCACTCGGAGGCGGTGTTCACCACGAGGAGCACTTGGCCCTTGTAGGCGGACAGGTTCTCGGACTTGCCGTCGAGGCGGGGGGCACTCAGATCGAAGAAGGACATGGTGGGACCGGCGAGCGCGGCGGCGCCCAGGGACAGCGCCGCGAGGGTGGACAGGAGGGTAGGGGTTTTCATGGTCAGAGGGCTGCGATGATGGCGTCGGTGAA encodes the following:
- a CDS encoding glutathione peroxidase — protein: MKTPTLLSTLAALSLGAAALAGPTMSFFDLSAPRLDGKSENLSAYKGQVLLVVNTASECGYTPQYKGLEKLSQDYKGKGVTVLGFPSNDFGGQEPGTAKEIARFCELRFKVTFPLFDKVKTKGEGQSPVYAFLAQKHGEPKWNFHKYVVGKDGQVKAAFPSAVEPDSPELKKALDSALKE